The following proteins are co-located in the Dyadobacter chenwenxiniae genome:
- the ruvA gene encoding Holliday junction branch migration protein RuvA has protein sequence MIAYVNGTVVYKDPAYAIIDVNGLGYEVRISLQTYTSMPELGERCKLVTYLNIREDAHILYGFWGNDEKKLFLDLIGISGVGPSTALVMLSSLSSSEIRQGIIDEDLRLIQSIKGIGSKTAQRVILELREKIRKEDLVSTGPRTVDSPSGTVKSEALAALVTLGIPKATAEKSLDAIIKREGQAITVENLIKLALR, from the coding sequence ATGATTGCCTACGTTAACGGAACTGTAGTCTACAAAGATCCGGCTTACGCCATTATTGATGTAAACGGATTGGGCTACGAAGTTCGGATTTCTTTACAAACCTATACTTCAATGCCCGAGCTGGGCGAGCGTTGCAAGCTTGTAACGTATCTGAATATACGGGAAGACGCCCACATACTATATGGTTTTTGGGGAAATGATGAAAAAAAGCTCTTCCTGGACTTGATCGGCATTTCGGGCGTAGGCCCGTCAACCGCCCTGGTCATGTTGTCGTCGCTTTCTTCATCAGAAATACGGCAAGGAATTATCGACGAGGACCTGCGATTGATACAATCAATCAAAGGTATCGGTTCCAAAACTGCTCAACGCGTTATACTTGAATTGAGGGAGAAAATCCGCAAGGAAGATCTGGTGTCTACCGGGCCGAGAACCGTAGATAGCCCTTCCGGCACTGTGAAAAGTGAGGCGCTAGCCGCATTGGTTACGTTGGGAATTCCCAAGGCCACGGCAGAAAAAAGCCTGGACGCAATCATCAAGCGTGAAGGACAAGCGATCACCGTTGAGAATCTGATAAAACTGGCACTTCGATAA
- a CDS encoding lytic transglycosylase domain-containing protein, which produces MRISKKVLWLGAVCVGLGTVPAMAVIPQEKLAFEQDTLEKIIAAEEMAIPALPAVEEFGNTPAISGELLKERFAKLEKSIPLTYHKTSHEFVEYFIYKKAEFTQTMMEKMPLYFPIFEKTLAKHGLPTELKYLSMIESGLNPTVISHARAGGLWQFMPATGREFGLYQDKYIDERFEPVKATEAACRYLKQLYNIFGDWELALASYNTGPGNVKRAMRRSRGTTFWTIYNVLPRETRSYVPQYVAMNYMMNYGNDHGIYPSQTEFQIPNDTIHVNGYIDLLAFCKNSNIDFEDIKKLNPQITKTSLPDQTRDFVLKVPSMQYTYLVSNRNSIMDSCTRRLLLQPNVLVAKLDSATLDSMGKNPAFPYAMVSQQTTSEYDEDLDAQGDEIVLQKTRTKRATHTVRRGENLNAISKKYRVSVSDLKRWNHLRRNNIKRGQRLVILKEVKEPVRSSRVASNSAPAAEKKEIVRNDRHTKKRYHTVQKGDTLWIISQRYGLEIGQLKKKNRIRGNAIKPGQKLIISS; this is translated from the coding sequence ATGAGGATTTCGAAAAAAGTATTGTGGCTCGGAGCCGTGTGTGTAGGATTAGGAACCGTGCCGGCTATGGCAGTTATTCCACAAGAGAAGTTAGCATTCGAGCAGGATACACTGGAGAAAATAATAGCAGCAGAAGAAATGGCGATCCCCGCCCTGCCTGCCGTTGAAGAATTTGGCAACACACCGGCTATTTCCGGGGAGCTTTTGAAAGAGCGCTTCGCCAAACTGGAAAAATCAATTCCCCTTACTTACCACAAAACTTCCCACGAGTTTGTAGAGTATTTTATTTACAAAAAGGCAGAATTCACTCAGACGATGATGGAGAAAATGCCGCTCTACTTCCCCATTTTTGAAAAAACTCTAGCCAAGCACGGTTTACCGACAGAGCTGAAATACCTGTCCATGATCGAGTCAGGGCTTAACCCAACAGTTATCTCGCATGCAAGAGCGGGTGGTCTGTGGCAATTCATGCCAGCGACCGGCCGTGAATTTGGTCTTTACCAGGATAAATACATTGACGAACGCTTTGAGCCTGTAAAAGCAACCGAAGCAGCTTGCCGTTATCTGAAACAACTATACAATATTTTTGGTGACTGGGAGCTTGCACTGGCTTCGTACAACACGGGCCCGGGTAATGTGAAGCGCGCCATGCGCCGCTCGCGCGGAACCACTTTCTGGACCATATATAATGTCCTTCCACGCGAAACGCGCTCATATGTGCCGCAATATGTGGCCATGAACTACATGATGAACTATGGCAATGACCATGGCATTTACCCGTCCCAAACAGAGTTTCAGATCCCTAACGACACCATTCATGTCAATGGCTACATTGACCTGCTGGCATTCTGCAAAAACAGCAACATTGATTTTGAAGACATTAAGAAGCTGAACCCACAGATTACCAAGACTTCATTGCCAGATCAGACCCGCGATTTCGTGCTTAAAGTGCCGAGTATGCAGTACACTTACCTGGTTAGCAACAGAAATTCTATTATGGATTCCTGCACGCGCAGGCTGCTTTTGCAACCGAATGTTTTGGTAGCGAAGCTGGATAGCGCCACGCTGGATTCAATGGGTAAAAATCCTGCGTTTCCTTACGCAATGGTGAGCCAGCAAACGACGTCGGAGTATGACGAGGACCTCGATGCACAAGGCGACGAAATAGTTTTACAAAAGACACGTACAAAAAGAGCTACACACACCGTTAGAAGAGGAGAGAATTTAAATGCTATCTCGAAAAAATATCGGGTTTCGGTTTCGGATCTGAAAAGATGGAATCACCTGCGCCGGAACAACATCAAAAGGGGCCAGCGTCTGGTCATTCTGAAAGAAGTTAAGGAGCCGGTGCGCTCATCGAGGGTTGCGTCGAACTCAGCCCCGGCAGCTGAAAAAAAAGAAATTGTTAGAAACGACAGACATACTAAAAAGCGTTACCACACAGTTCAAAAAGGAGATACGCTTTGGATCATATCGCAACGTTACGGACTGGAAATCGGGCAGTTAAAAAAGAAAAACAGGATCAGAGGAAATGCGATCAAGCCTGGCCAAAAATTGATTATTTCCAGCTAG
- the gcvH gene encoding glycine cleavage system protein GcvH, with amino-acid sequence MNFPSELKYTEDHEWIRIDGDIATIGITDHAQNELGDIVYVDINTVGDALGKGEVFGSVEAVKTVSDLFIPVAGTVLEVNEELDGEPELVNTDPYGRGWMVKISLSDPDDQSGLMSAEEYEKFIGA; translated from the coding sequence ATGAATTTCCCGTCAGAACTTAAGTACACAGAGGATCACGAATGGATTCGCATTGATGGCGATATAGCGACCATTGGCATTACGGACCATGCGCAGAATGAATTGGGGGACATTGTGTACGTCGATATCAATACGGTGGGAGATGCACTTGGAAAAGGAGAGGTTTTTGGATCAGTTGAGGCTGTTAAGACGGTTTCTGATTTATTTATCCCTGTTGCCGGAACTGTGCTGGAAGTGAACGAAGAACTGGACGGCGAGCCCGAACTGGTTAATACAGATCCTTACGGACGTGGCTGGATGGTAAAAATCAGTTTGTCTGATCCCGATGATCAGAGTGGTTTAATGTCCGCAGAAGAATATGAAAAGTTTATAGGTGCCTGA
- the sov gene encoding T9SS outer membrane translocon Sov/SprA, with translation MSSTIYSFLFKAITISTGAVLLASVSVDMNEPYSGQAQEWALIADTVREDTSKKKIDRSGSQLIMRWKDFYSNRVAEPRPRSPFYLRDPANVSIQLDSTGKVAVSESIQTPDGAFNYRAPERMDLSTYDKIQEDRAFKSLLREYAGRQDGKSAMGSRGLLPKLDIPPGLSKLLGDDFINFKPTGFVSLDLGLMHQFLDNPAIPIRQRRNTQFIFNEQISINFDARLGDQLGFQTNFDTKANFNFENAIKLNYKNPEESFIRKIEAGNINWAINSQLIPGVQNLFGLKTDFQFGRLSATFVASQQKSSKERIVLRGGAQSRDFELRADTYDENRNFFISQYFRNIYEKSLQNTPTITSGVTVTRMEVYVTNRTTTTESLRNVVGFADLGEPAPYKSANPSLQPIRSTSPADNAANGLYKSLTSNESFRQVDNTNSAITSLGLERTVDYELLRGAKRLIADRDYTFHPQLGYISLTNALRNDEVLAVSYEYTLNGRSFKVGELTEDYQARRDNEVIALKLLKSSTIRNNIKLPMWNLMMKNVYSLGTSQMDKQGFQLRIIYKDDQTGIDNPNLQESSIANIPLIRLMGLDRLNPVNDLQPDGNFDFVDGITVDSKSGRIIFPVLEPFGSNLSRKFGAGEEQFRNKYVFQELYSTTMIDAQQISERNKFFIKGSYQSSGGAEVQLPFGVLETSVTVTSGGVPLSPGSDYIVEAQIGRVRILNSSVMNSGREIVIEYERPDMFQNQIRSLLGTRLDYVVSRDMSIGATIMKYRERPAGFLTRVSIGNEPVNNTMLGFDINFRKDVPFLTKWLDALPLLQTKEMSTIQFKGEFAKLLPGVSKDVNNRSLVDDFEATRTIYDLSRQPQKWRLAGVPPKFRQGTDGKTLDYAYKRAKISAYTVDNIFGGAQGLGGGGYDPPANFTDEDRKNYYERLYLPNEIFPRRAIAGLVSYPQNVLDIAYYPSERGMYNYNVDLAPDGRLKNPRQNFGAISRAITSDNDFDNANIESIEFWMLDPFINDPKLGAVRDGTEEKPNTTGGKLVFNLGDISEDVIPDERYNFENGLPIVPKRVGVNVDSTAWGYATKSQYLINAFSNESGARQRQDVGLDGLSNDEERTFFKRFIDRLPANLTPAARERILSDPSGDDFQFFLGASLDSADQKVLERYKNYIGMENNSPESQGRNADVTPASTNVPDGEDMNVDNTINDNESYYEYELDLKPNQLAVGNGYIVDKTVNTADGQSWYLFRVPIKEFSGVVGNMNGFKSIRFMRMYLTDFQQPVVLRFAQLQMVGQQYRKYTSNLDAPGLQEVPEPYDAKFTVGTVSIEENGTEDKTSTNKYIYQIPPGWKRDQDNTQRPPLLLNEQSMSMCVTDLRDGDSRAVFKNVNLDLLFRKRLRMYIHMQNERSEDRMVGAFMRIGTDLTQNYYEIDLSTLRATLPGQLVDRDIWPEENELNIALADLIEAKAQRNRQTDRNLSVPYTITTADGRYKLTVVGNPDLSSVRVMMIGMRNPKSEDEQAKSFCIWVDEMHVEGFDDTGGIAAIAQLNAKLADFATLTASGRLETFGFGSVQQRIGERSRNFTTEYGVSTNIALDKLLPANWGFSIPLFLSYDRRNVKPHFNPLDPDTPLETSLGNLQSDEERDGYRRMVEENAVKRGINFSNVRKIKTKPGARNHFYDFENFSFTYAFSDDKRRNILTQEYAQRNYRGGISYVYSSQPKPMEPFKNWKATSRWADIIKDVNLTLLPNMVSVRTDVDRRFLKTQLRNADLTTDGIQPLYEKYFWFNRYYDLSWNLTRNMTLSYNSTANSIIDEPMGDINSAEKKDSLWTNFKKLGRMKNFDQKIDLTYRLPLDKIPLVDWMTADYKHSIAYQYQANAFGLKDTLGLPFGDIIRNSRERGVTGKVDFVLLYNKLRYLKFANTPSAGRKNFARSPGDIEEIDMRTTDILKSVTRVLMTVRGINVSYSIQETTALPGYLRAPKYFGIDNTNAPGLPFVLGQQDRNFQIKAAEKGWITKSEQQNMPFQQTIAKNFSANTTLEPFKDFRLIIEARLTRQDAYQEFYRPDASGEFVSQSPLRNGQFSMSFMSFRTAFAKMKRDNSSPVFDKFRAYRAILRDRLNAENESGGEYNETSQDVLISSFFAAYTGKDPATVRTNPFLKFPMPNWDLSYNGLSQLAGFKRFFSSFTLRHKYMSQYSVGNFTSSLDYEALYVNLSVTGYPLSSRLNELGQYIPVFSMSTITLSEKFQPLVGVEFRTQSRVTARIEYNRDRTVALNLSNSQMAELFNQDVTVNIGFTKNNVAIPFKINGVKRKLKNDMTMQLGMTFRDTRSIQRKFDGENIPIAGNINFQLRPTVNYMVNNRLSVQFYFDRTFNDPLVSNSFYRASTSGGVQLKFNLAE, from the coding sequence TTGTCATCAACGATTTACTCCTTTCTTTTTAAGGCAATAACCATATCAACAGGCGCTGTTCTGTTAGCCAGCGTATCCGTTGATATGAACGAACCTTATTCCGGGCAGGCGCAGGAGTGGGCACTCATTGCCGATACTGTAAGAGAAGATACTTCAAAAAAGAAAATAGACAGGTCCGGTAGTCAGCTTATTATGCGATGGAAAGATTTTTATTCCAACCGTGTTGCTGAACCGAGGCCTCGCTCTCCATTTTACCTTCGTGATCCGGCCAATGTTTCCATTCAGCTGGATAGTACAGGTAAAGTTGCCGTTTCCGAAAGCATTCAAACCCCGGACGGGGCCTTCAATTACCGGGCCCCGGAACGGATGGATCTTTCAACCTATGATAAAATTCAGGAAGACCGTGCATTCAAAAGTTTGCTTCGTGAATATGCAGGTCGGCAGGATGGGAAGAGTGCGATGGGATCACGTGGACTTTTGCCCAAACTGGACATTCCGCCCGGCCTTTCTAAGCTGCTGGGAGATGATTTCATCAATTTCAAACCCACCGGTTTTGTATCGCTGGACCTGGGTCTGATGCACCAGTTCTTGGATAACCCTGCTATCCCGATCCGGCAGAGAAGGAACACGCAATTCATTTTTAACGAACAGATCAGCATTAATTTCGACGCACGGCTAGGAGACCAGCTTGGATTTCAGACCAACTTTGATACAAAAGCCAACTTCAATTTTGAAAATGCAATCAAATTAAATTATAAAAATCCGGAAGAGAGTTTCATTCGGAAAATTGAGGCGGGGAACATTAACTGGGCTATTAACAGCCAATTGATTCCCGGTGTTCAGAATTTGTTTGGTTTGAAAACCGACTTCCAGTTTGGTAGATTAAGCGCCACATTTGTTGCTTCCCAGCAAAAATCAAGCAAAGAAAGGATTGTTCTGAGAGGCGGCGCGCAAAGCAGGGATTTCGAGCTCCGGGCTGATACTTACGACGAAAACCGGAATTTCTTCATATCTCAGTATTTCAGGAACATTTACGAAAAGTCGTTACAAAATACGCCTACGATCACCTCAGGTGTGACGGTTACGCGTATGGAGGTATATGTGACAAACCGCACAACCACAACAGAATCTCTCAGAAATGTTGTGGGTTTCGCCGATTTGGGGGAGCCTGCACCCTACAAGTCTGCGAACCCGAGCTTACAACCCATTCGCTCCACTTCGCCTGCTGATAATGCAGCCAATGGATTATACAAATCGTTGACATCGAACGAGTCTTTCCGTCAGGTGGATAATACGAATAGTGCCATTACCAGCCTTGGACTAGAGAGAACAGTCGATTACGAATTACTGCGCGGTGCAAAAAGGCTGATCGCCGACCGTGATTATACTTTCCACCCACAGCTCGGTTATATTTCTTTGACCAATGCGCTGCGGAATGACGAAGTGCTAGCCGTTTCATACGAATACACATTGAATGGCAGATCTTTTAAGGTTGGTGAGCTGACAGAAGATTATCAGGCGCGCAGGGATAATGAGGTGATTGCATTGAAATTGCTAAAATCATCGACTATACGGAATAACATAAAACTTCCGATGTGGAACCTGATGATGAAAAACGTCTATTCATTGGGAACCAGTCAGATGGATAAGCAAGGCTTCCAATTGCGGATCATATATAAAGATGATCAGACCGGGATTGACAACCCGAATTTGCAGGAAAGCAGCATTGCAAATATTCCCTTAATCCGGCTGATGGGCTTGGATAGATTGAATCCTGTGAATGACCTCCAACCCGACGGAAATTTCGATTTTGTGGATGGAATAACGGTCGACAGCAAGTCCGGTCGCATTATTTTCCCCGTTCTTGAACCCTTTGGAAGTAATCTTTCTCGAAAATTTGGTGCCGGAGAAGAGCAGTTTCGGAATAAATATGTGTTCCAGGAGCTCTATTCCACAACCATGATCGATGCGCAGCAGATTTCCGAGCGCAACAAGTTTTTCATAAAGGGTTCTTATCAATCCAGCGGCGGGGCGGAAGTTCAGCTGCCATTCGGTGTTTTGGAAACATCTGTGACCGTCACTTCCGGCGGTGTGCCGCTTTCACCGGGATCGGATTACATCGTGGAGGCGCAGATCGGGCGCGTCCGGATACTTAATAGCAGCGTGATGAACTCTGGTAGGGAGATCGTTATCGAGTACGAACGGCCGGATATGTTCCAGAACCAGATCCGTTCGCTGCTCGGGACCCGATTGGATTACGTCGTGAGTCGTGATATGAGCATAGGAGCGACGATTATGAAATACAGAGAACGTCCTGCTGGGTTTTTAACAAGGGTTTCCATTGGAAATGAGCCGGTTAACAACACAATGCTGGGCTTTGATATCAATTTCAGAAAAGACGTTCCTTTCCTGACCAAATGGCTGGACGCATTGCCTTTGCTTCAAACCAAGGAAATGTCGACCATTCAGTTTAAAGGGGAGTTTGCAAAACTACTTCCCGGCGTTTCAAAGGACGTTAATAACCGCTCATTGGTGGACGATTTTGAAGCGACAAGAACCATTTATGACCTTTCGCGCCAACCTCAAAAATGGCGGTTAGCAGGTGTTCCGCCGAAATTCAGGCAGGGAACGGATGGCAAGACATTGGATTACGCTTACAAGCGTGCGAAAATATCTGCTTATACAGTGGATAATATTTTCGGTGGTGCGCAAGGCCTTGGAGGGGGCGGATATGATCCGCCAGCTAATTTTACTGATGAAGATCGTAAAAATTATTACGAAAGACTTTATCTGCCTAATGAAATTTTCCCGAGACGCGCCATTGCCGGGCTCGTTTCATATCCGCAAAATGTTCTCGATATCGCTTATTACCCCAGCGAACGCGGAATGTACAACTATAATGTGGATCTGGCGCCTGACGGCCGTCTGAAAAATCCAAGACAAAATTTCGGTGCGATCAGCAGGGCGATCACTTCGGATAACGACTTTGACAATGCCAACATTGAAAGCATCGAATTCTGGATGCTCGATCCTTTTATCAATGACCCCAAATTAGGCGCGGTTAGGGACGGAACCGAAGAAAAACCTAATACAACGGGCGGAAAGCTGGTTTTCAATCTGGGCGACATTTCCGAAGATGTTATTCCGGACGAGCGCTACAATTTCGAGAATGGGCTTCCTATCGTTCCAAAACGGGTTGGTGTCAATGTTGATTCTACTGCCTGGGGTTATGCCACAAAGTCGCAATATCTAATCAATGCATTCAGTAACGAATCCGGTGCGCGGCAGCGGCAGGATGTTGGTTTGGATGGATTGAGTAATGATGAAGAGCGCACTTTCTTCAAAAGATTTATTGATCGCCTTCCTGCTAACCTGACTCCGGCAGCAAGAGAGCGGATTTTGAGTGACCCTTCCGGGGATGATTTTCAATTTTTTCTTGGAGCAAGTCTGGATAGTGCCGACCAGAAAGTCCTTGAACGTTACAAAAATTACATTGGCATGGAGAATAACTCTCCGGAAAGCCAGGGCCGAAATGCTGATGTAACGCCCGCTTCGACCAATGTGCCCGATGGCGAGGATATGAACGTGGATAACACGATCAACGACAACGAATCGTATTATGAATACGAACTGGACTTGAAACCCAATCAGCTGGCAGTGGGCAACGGTTACATTGTCGATAAAACGGTTAACACGGCAGACGGGCAAAGCTGGTATCTTTTCCGCGTTCCGATCAAGGAATTTTCCGGGGTTGTAGGCAATATGAACGGCTTCAAATCGATCCGTTTTATGCGGATGTATCTGACTGACTTTCAGCAACCGGTTGTGCTTCGTTTTGCTCAGTTGCAAATGGTGGGGCAGCAATACAGAAAATACACGTCCAACCTGGATGCACCTGGTTTGCAGGAAGTTCCTGAGCCATATGATGCAAAATTCACGGTCGGAACGGTTAGTATCGAAGAGAACGGCACCGAAGATAAGACCAGCACGAACAAATATATTTACCAGATTCCGCCAGGATGGAAACGCGATCAGGACAACACGCAGCGTCCTCCGCTTTTGCTGAACGAGCAGTCCATGAGCATGTGTGTTACCGACCTGCGCGATGGTGATTCAAGGGCTGTTTTTAAAAATGTAAACCTGGACCTGTTGTTCCGCAAAAGACTTCGGATGTACATTCACATGCAAAACGAGCGGAGCGAAGATCGGATGGTGGGCGCTTTCATGCGAATTGGAACAGACCTTACCCAAAATTATTACGAAATAGATCTTTCCACCCTGCGTGCAACATTGCCTGGTCAGTTGGTTGACAGGGACATTTGGCCGGAAGAAAACGAGCTGAACATTGCATTGGCGGATTTGATCGAAGCCAAAGCGCAACGCAACCGCCAGACAGACAGAAATCTGAGTGTCCCTTACACGATCACGACGGCGGATGGCCGATACAAATTAACTGTTGTGGGTAACCCCGATTTAAGCTCCGTGCGGGTGATGATGATTGGAATGAGAAACCCGAAATCGGAGGACGAGCAGGCAAAAAGCTTCTGTATCTGGGTGGATGAAATGCACGTGGAAGGCTTTGACGACACCGGCGGAATTGCGGCTATCGCCCAGTTGAATGCGAAACTGGCGGATTTCGCAACATTAACCGCTTCCGGAAGGCTTGAAACATTCGGTTTCGGTAGCGTACAGCAGCGCATCGGCGAGCGTTCGCGGAATTTTACGACGGAATATGGCGTTTCGACAAACATTGCATTGGATAAACTTTTACCGGCAAACTGGGGATTCAGTATTCCGCTATTCCTGAGCTACGACAGAAGGAACGTGAAGCCGCATTTTAATCCGCTAGACCCGGACACGCCGCTGGAAACGTCACTCGGGAATTTGCAATCGGACGAAGAACGTGATGGTTACCGGCGTATGGTGGAGGAAAATGCCGTGAAACGAGGGATTAACTTTTCAAATGTCAGGAAGATTAAGACCAAGCCAGGGGCAAGAAATCATTTTTATGATTTTGAAAACTTCTCCTTTACTTATGCATTCAGTGACGATAAGCGGAGGAATATTCTTACACAGGAATATGCCCAACGCAACTACCGGGGCGGCATATCTTACGTGTACAGCAGTCAGCCGAAGCCGATGGAGCCATTCAAAAACTGGAAGGCGACCAGTCGCTGGGCCGATATTATCAAGGATGTAAACCTGACACTGCTGCCCAATATGGTGTCCGTTCGTACGGATGTTGACCGCAGGTTTCTCAAAACGCAGCTGCGCAATGCGGACCTGACGACAGACGGGATTCAGCCTTTGTATGAAAAATATTTCTGGTTCAACCGTTATTATGACCTGAGCTGGAACCTGACGCGGAATATGACATTGAGCTACAACTCAACGGCCAATTCAATCATTGATGAGCCGATGGGCGACATTAACTCCGCCGAGAAAAAAGATTCGCTCTGGACCAATTTCAAAAAGCTGGGCCGGATGAAGAATTTTGACCAGAAAATTGACCTTACTTACCGCTTACCGCTCGATAAAATCCCGCTGGTGGACTGGATGACGGCCGATTACAAACATTCTATTGCCTATCAATATCAGGCCAATGCTTTTGGTTTAAAAGACACGTTAGGCTTGCCGTTCGGCGACATTATCCGCAACAGCAGAGAGCGCGGGGTGACGGGTAAGGTGGATTTTGTACTGCTTTATAACAAATTAAGATATCTCAAATTTGCGAACACGCCTTCCGCAGGACGCAAGAATTTTGCAAGAAGCCCAGGTGATATTGAGGAAATTGATATGCGGACGACGGACATTCTCAAAAGTGTAACACGCGTTTTAATGACCGTTCGCGGGATTAATGTGAGCTATTCGATTCAGGAAACTACGGCGCTTCCGGGTTACCTGCGTGCTCCGAAATATTTTGGAATTGATAACACCAATGCACCCGGACTACCGTTTGTCTTGGGACAACAGGACAGAAATTTCCAGATTAAGGCGGCTGAAAAAGGTTGGATCACCAAAAGTGAGCAGCAAAATATGCCGTTCCAACAAACGATAGCGAAGAATTTTTCTGCCAACACCACATTAGAACCGTTTAAGGATTTCAGGTTGATCATTGAGGCTCGACTTACACGACAGGATGCTTACCAGGAATTTTACAGGCCGGATGCATCAGGAGAGTTTGTATCGCAAAGTCCGTTGCGTAATGGGCAGTTCAGTATGTCATTCATGTCTTTCCGGACCGCTTTTGCTAAAATGAAACGCGATAACTCCTCACCTGTTTTTGATAAATTCAGGGCTTACCGTGCGATATTAAGGGATCGTTTGAATGCAGAGAATGAAAGCGGAGGAGAATATAATGAGACTTCCCAGGACGTCTTAATCTCATCATTCTTTGCGGCTTACACGGGCAAAGATCCTGCGACCGTTCGGACAAACCCGTTCCTGAAATTCCCGATGCCCAACTGGGATTTGAGTTATAATGGTCTTTCTCAGCTGGCTGGCTTTAAGCGCTTTTTCAGCTCATTTACATTGAGGCACAAATACATGTCGCAGTATAGCGTTGGGAACTTTACATCTTCATTGGATTATGAAGCGCTTTATGTGAATTTGTCTGTTACGGGATATCCGTTGTCTTCTCGCTTGAACGAATTGGGCCAATACATTCCGGTGTTCTCCATGAGCACGATCACATTGTCTGAGAAATTTCAACCGCTAGTTGGGGTGGAATTCCGGACGCAGAGCAGGGTAACCGCGCGGATCGAGTATAACCGCGACCGGACTGTTGCACTGAATTTGTCCAATTCACAAATGGCGGAGCTGTTTAACCAGGACGTGACGGTAAACATTGGTTTTACCAAAAACAATGTAGCCATTCCGTTTAAAATCAACGGAGTGAAGAGAAAGTTGAAAAATGACATGACCATGCAGCTGGGCATGACATTCCGCGACACAAGGTCGATCCAGCGGAAGTTTGACGGTGAAAATATCCCTATTGCGGGTAATATCAACTTCCAGCTCCGCCCGACGGTTAATTACATGGTAAACAACCGTTTGAGCGTGCAGTTTTACTTCGACAGGACATTTAATGATCCATTGGTTTCCAATTCCTTTTACCGGGCCAGCACGTCCGGCGGGGTGCAGTTGAAATTCAATTTGGCGGAATAA